The Christiangramia flava JLT2011 genome has a segment encoding these proteins:
- a CDS encoding DegT/DnrJ/EryC1/StrS family aminotransferase — translation MSKEKIWLSSPHMGGTELKYIHSAFDENWIAPLGPNVTGFEKDIQVFLENDGKSECEVAALSSGTAALHLALVLLGVEHGDEVICQSMTFAASANPITYQGATPIFVDSEEQTMNISPLELENAIQDRIQKGKKPKAIIAVHLYGMPYQVDAIEEISKKYDIPVIEDSAEALGSTYKNKNCGTFSDYSILSFNGNKIITTSGGGALVTRKKEIKDQAVFRATQARDAAPHYQHSKIGFNYRLSNISAGIGRGQMEVLVERVSQRRKMFEFYVNLFSEVEGITVQQAPNSDYFSNHWLTVIHVDPEQCGFDREVLRLHLEQENIESRPLWKPMHLQPVFQDAPFYGTGIAKKLFQNGLCLPSGSNLSDEDRDRIGSAIRECLTKYSKNYG, via the coding sequence ATGAGTAAAGAAAAAATCTGGCTCTCCTCACCGCATATGGGAGGAACAGAATTAAAATATATCCATTCCGCATTTGATGAAAACTGGATTGCCCCACTCGGTCCTAACGTAACCGGTTTTGAAAAAGATATCCAGGTTTTCCTGGAAAATGACGGAAAGTCGGAATGCGAAGTTGCCGCACTTAGTTCAGGCACCGCGGCCTTACATTTAGCTTTAGTTTTGTTGGGAGTGGAACACGGCGATGAGGTGATTTGCCAAAGTATGACCTTCGCAGCTTCAGCAAACCCAATTACGTATCAGGGAGCAACGCCAATTTTTGTGGACAGTGAGGAGCAAACCATGAATATTTCTCCACTGGAATTGGAAAATGCGATACAGGACAGAATTCAAAAAGGTAAAAAGCCTAAAGCGATTATCGCTGTTCATCTATATGGAATGCCTTATCAGGTTGATGCAATTGAGGAAATTTCCAAAAAATATGATATTCCAGTAATTGAAGATAGTGCAGAGGCATTGGGAAGTACTTATAAAAACAAGAACTGCGGAACTTTTTCAGATTATTCTATTCTTTCTTTTAACGGAAACAAGATCATTACCACTTCAGGTGGCGGTGCTTTGGTTACGAGAAAGAAAGAGATCAAAGATCAGGCAGTTTTTAGAGCAACTCAGGCTCGTGATGCCGCACCTCATTATCAACACAGTAAAATAGGTTTTAATTACAGGTTGAGCAATATTTCTGCAGGAATTGGAAGAGGCCAAATGGAGGTACTCGTCGAAAGGGTTTCCCAAAGACGGAAGATGTTTGAATTTTACGTAAATTTATTTTCTGAAGTTGAAGGAATTACTGTACAACAAGCACCAAATTCTGATTATTTCAGTAATCACTGGTTGACAGTAATTCATGTAGATCCGGAGCAATGTGGTTTTGATCGTGAAGTATTGAGATTGCACCTGGAGCAGGAAAATATTGAAAGCAGACCTCTTTGGAAACCGATGCATTTACAACCTGTATTCCAGGATGCACCGTTTTATGGCACGGGTATTGCCAAGAAGTTGTTCCAAAATGGTTTATGTTTGCCGAGTGGTTCAAATCTGAGCGATGAAGATCGTGATCGAATTGGTTCAGCTATTCGGGAGTGTTTGACAAAGTATTCAAAAAATTATGGGTAG
- a CDS encoding acetyltransferase, whose translation MILYGASGHGKVVLDILQSRNLKINQVIDDNPEIENFQGFSVELPAEIAGNSEVVLAIGNNKIRQKLSRKLSVNFSRALIHTKAHISENIQIGDGSVVMAMAVIHPDVQIGNHSIINTGAIVEHDAVLGDFVHISPGAVVTGNAKIGEGTHIGAGATLIPGVKIGKWATIGAGAVIISDVPDYAVVVGNPGKIVKFNKTEDE comes from the coding sequence ATGATTTTATACGGGGCAAGTGGGCACGGAAAAGTCGTGTTAGACATACTTCAAAGTCGGAACCTGAAGATAAATCAGGTGATTGATGATAACCCGGAAATTGAAAATTTCCAGGGCTTTTCAGTTGAATTACCTGCTGAGATAGCCGGAAATTCTGAGGTAGTACTGGCGATTGGCAACAACAAGATCAGGCAAAAACTTTCTCGAAAACTTTCTGTGAATTTCAGTAGAGCGCTCATCCACACCAAAGCCCATATTTCAGAAAATATTCAAATTGGAGATGGAAGCGTTGTAATGGCAATGGCCGTTATTCATCCTGATGTCCAAATTGGTAATCATAGCATTATCAATACTGGAGCTATCGTGGAACATGATGCGGTTCTAGGAGATTTTGTACATATTTCACCGGGCGCTGTGGTAACCGGCAATGCTAAAATAGGAGAAGGAACGCATATTGGGGCAGGAGCGACACTTATTCCTGGTGTGAAGATTGGGAAATGGGCAACCATTGGAGCTGGAGCCGTCATTATTTCAGATGTTCCTGATTATGCAGTAGTTGTTGGGAATCCTGGTAAAATCGTTAAATTTAACAAAACCGAAGATGAGTAA
- a CDS encoding sugar transferase, which yields MYRSFFKPLIDFLAASIGFLLLSPLFLVFTVLLAIVNKGTPFFYQQRPGLHGRIFKIIKFKTMTDAKDASGKLKPDAERLTMIGRIVRKTSMDEIPQLLNVIKGDMSLVGPRPLLPQYLDIYTPRQARRHEVKPGITGWAQVNGRNAISWTKKFELDIWYVEHISFSVDLQILFKTVRKVLISEGINTGNMATTEPFNGRN from the coding sequence ATGTATCGTTCTTTTTTTAAACCATTGATCGATTTTTTAGCAGCCTCAATCGGTTTTTTACTACTGAGTCCGCTATTCCTGGTTTTCACAGTGTTATTGGCGATCGTGAATAAAGGAACACCATTTTTCTATCAGCAACGTCCAGGTTTACATGGTAGAATTTTCAAGATCATCAAGTTTAAAACGATGACTGATGCAAAAGATGCTTCAGGAAAATTGAAACCCGATGCAGAACGTTTGACGATGATCGGTAGAATTGTTCGGAAAACATCTATGGATGAAATTCCGCAGTTATTAAATGTGATTAAAGGGGATATGAGTTTAGTGGGGCCGCGGCCGTTACTACCTCAATACCTGGACATTTACACGCCGCGGCAGGCGAGAAGGCACGAAGTGAAACCTGGAATTACCGGCTGGGCACAGGTGAATGGCAGAAATGCCATTAGCTGGACAAAGAAATTTGAACTCGATATTTGGTATGTGGAACATATTTCTTTTTCGGTAGATTTGCAGATATTATTTAAGACAGTCAGGAAAGTTTTAATTTCCGAAGGAATCAATACGGGAAATATGGCTACAACAGAGCCATTTAACGGAAGAAACTAA
- a CDS encoding glycosyltransferase family 4 protein → MKKKGNREKLIRITTIPLSLEKLLEGQLTFMNQYYVVTAVAAEKERLDQYGEDNQVDTFWVEMTRAITPWQDLKALLKLYRFLKKEKPLIVHTHTPKAGIIGMTAAKLAGVPLRLHTVAGLPLLETSGLKRTILDFVEKLTYRFATRLYPNSFGLQKIILELDYASPEKLKVLGKGSSNGIDTTYFDPSQYSSEFKVELRKNLNIPQEDLVYIFVGRLVKEKGINELVAAFTEIHKKTPSVSLLLVGPFEQDLDPVSELTLDLIQNHPKIFTTGYQVDVRPYFAISNVLTFPSYREGFPNVVMQANAMNLPAIVSDINGCNEIVENDTNGIIIPVKDAQALEAVMFTLYSRPETREQLSENSRRLMVENYERQEFWHILLKEYKELEAAQKHC, encoded by the coding sequence TTGAAGAAAAAAGGAAATAGAGAGAAACTCATTAGAATTACCACCATTCCGCTGTCGTTGGAAAAACTTCTGGAAGGCCAGCTAACTTTTATGAACCAATATTACGTGGTGACCGCTGTGGCTGCGGAAAAAGAGCGACTTGATCAATACGGAGAGGATAATCAGGTCGATACTTTTTGGGTAGAAATGACGCGTGCCATAACCCCATGGCAGGATTTAAAAGCACTTTTGAAACTTTACAGATTTCTGAAAAAAGAAAAACCTTTAATCGTACATACTCACACTCCTAAGGCTGGCATTATTGGGATGACCGCTGCAAAATTAGCCGGTGTGCCTTTGCGCTTACATACTGTTGCGGGACTGCCGCTTTTGGAAACTTCCGGTCTAAAAAGAACAATTCTGGACTTTGTAGAAAAGCTAACTTACCGGTTCGCCACTCGCCTATATCCAAATTCTTTTGGGCTTCAGAAGATCATTCTGGAGCTGGATTATGCTTCTCCGGAAAAACTTAAAGTATTAGGAAAAGGTAGTTCCAACGGTATCGATACTACTTATTTCGATCCTTCTCAATATTCTTCAGAATTTAAAGTGGAGCTTCGGAAAAATCTAAATATTCCGCAGGAAGATCTCGTTTACATTTTCGTGGGACGTTTAGTAAAAGAAAAGGGAATTAATGAACTAGTAGCTGCCTTCACAGAAATTCACAAAAAAACACCTTCCGTTAGTCTTTTATTAGTCGGGCCTTTTGAACAGGATCTTGACCCGGTAAGTGAGCTAACGCTGGATCTCATTCAAAATCATCCGAAAATCTTTACAACTGGCTACCAGGTTGATGTAAGACCGTATTTTGCTATTTCTAATGTGCTGACCTTCCCCAGTTACCGAGAAGGCTTTCCGAATGTGGTGATGCAGGCAAATGCCATGAATTTACCGGCAATAGTTTCCGATATCAATGGATGTAACGAAATTGTGGAAAATGACACAAATGGAATAATTATTCCTGTTAAAGATGCCCAGGCTCTGGAAGCCGTCATGTTTACCTTATATTCCCGGCCGGAAACGAGAGAGCAGCTTTCAGAAAATTCAAGGAGACTGATGGTTGAGAATTATGAAAGACAGGAATTTTGGCATATTTTGTTAAAAGAATATAAAGAATTAGAAGCGGCTCAGAAACATTGTTAA
- a CDS encoding glycosyltransferase family 4 protein: MDSNFLQIRKVKKLFPQITICTQINGSHFDESFSKIIFKRTFKKWERKAYGCADLNIFVTEESRKMIMGDHVSVNRDIVIANGVDLSKFHPLDKTNLRQKLQYPENDFILGYIGTIDNHKNLSELLLAIENISMEDKSIKLVIIGSGPGFLDLQNQVEFLELTDQVLLKGFIPFEEINEHLNCFDLAVHHSANSYMHPLKLMEYLAVGIPVIAPDIPFVRQEFKNGEDVLINTEKQKLENLIISIKNDDNLREKLSNNSNVKQKLQEKFSWNAYAEKIAKHIEEKRK; the protein is encoded by the coding sequence ATGGATTCTAATTTTTTACAAATTAGAAAGGTTAAGAAATTATTTCCTCAAATAACTATATGTACTCAAATTAATGGTTCTCATTTTGATGAATCTTTTAGCAAAATAATTTTTAAAAGAACGTTTAAGAAATGGGAGAGAAAAGCCTACGGTTGTGCTGATTTAAATATTTTTGTCACGGAAGAAAGCAGGAAGATGATTATGGGAGATCACGTTTCTGTCAATAGAGATATTGTTATTGCTAATGGAGTTGATCTATCGAAGTTCCACCCTTTGGATAAAACAAATCTTAGACAAAAGCTGCAATATCCTGAAAATGATTTTATACTCGGATATATTGGTACTATCGATAATCACAAGAACTTATCAGAATTACTTCTAGCAATTGAAAATATTAGTATGGAGGACAAAAGTATAAAGTTGGTCATTATTGGAAGCGGGCCGGGCTTTTTAGATCTTCAAAATCAAGTAGAATTTCTGGAATTAACTGATCAAGTTCTATTAAAGGGCTTTATTCCATTTGAAGAAATTAACGAACATTTGAACTGCTTTGATCTCGCCGTGCATCATTCGGCAAATAGTTATATGCATCCACTGAAGTTGATGGAATATTTAGCAGTAGGGATTCCTGTGATCGCGCCAGATATTCCATTTGTGAGACAGGAATTTAAAAATGGAGAGGACGTATTAATCAATACTGAAAAACAAAAATTGGAAAATTTGATAATTTCAATAAAAAATGATGACAATTTGAGAGAAAAATTGTCAAATAATTCTAATGTCAAGCAAAAGTTACAGGAAAAATTTTCTTGGAATGCTTACGCTGAAAAAATAGCAAAACACATTGAAGAAAAAAGGAAATAG
- a CDS encoding glycosyltransferase → MKITTNQFAAFIITYNRPEIIGNTITKINEQSFPPEKILVVDNSESDVTKEAIEKLGYENLEYYRVGYNSGPAGGSKIGLEKLSAEGYDWIYWGDDNNPPRDETVFRRFFECIEELQRAGESIGMFCGKGGKFNKITGRIRSMSNQELEGKEIAEIDVVAGGQTLLVNAEIVKKGILPDASLFFSFEDLDMSLKAGTIGFKSYTDAKTWLEIRKNYGDIRTHYRPSGSSFGDQTKLHRNFYSLRNLLIIYWRNQFIFAVIFLLIKSLMKMLVSFKFGWKHGIINARLTYQALFQFVSGKLINFLKI, encoded by the coding sequence GTGAAAATAACTACCAATCAATTTGCTGCTTTTATTATCACTTATAATCGCCCGGAGATTATAGGAAATACCATTACTAAAATAAATGAGCAGTCTTTCCCTCCGGAAAAAATACTGGTTGTAGACAATAGTGAATCTGATGTCACCAAAGAAGCTATTGAAAAGCTGGGATACGAAAATTTAGAATATTACCGCGTTGGATATAATTCTGGTCCAGCCGGCGGTAGCAAGATAGGTCTTGAAAAACTATCTGCTGAAGGTTATGACTGGATCTACTGGGGAGATGATAATAATCCGCCTCGTGATGAAACAGTTTTCAGAAGATTTTTTGAATGCATTGAAGAATTGCAGCGAGCCGGAGAATCTATTGGTATGTTTTGCGGAAAGGGCGGTAAATTTAATAAAATTACCGGTCGTATCCGGTCCATGAGCAATCAGGAATTAGAGGGGAAAGAAATTGCTGAAATTGATGTAGTTGCCGGAGGGCAAACGCTGCTGGTAAATGCGGAAATTGTCAAAAAAGGAATTTTGCCGGATGCTAGTTTATTTTTTTCTTTTGAAGATTTGGACATGAGTTTAAAAGCCGGTACCATTGGTTTTAAATCATATACCGATGCTAAAACATGGCTCGAAATAAGAAAGAATTATGGTGATATCCGCACACATTACCGGCCATCAGGATCCAGTTTTGGAGACCAAACAAAACTTCACAGAAATTTTTATTCATTAAGAAATTTGCTGATAATTTACTGGAGGAATCAGTTCATTTTTGCAGTAATATTTTTGCTTATTAAATCTTTGATGAAAATGTTGGTGTCCTTTAAATTTGGATGGAAGCATGGAATTATAAATGCTCGATTAACTTATCAGGCCTTATTCCAATTTGTTTCTGGGAAATTGATTAATTTCTTAAAGATCTAG
- a CDS encoding ABC transporter ATP-binding protein codes for MIPFKRPQQYFHYFRFFYRYLGIKVFIGIILSLLMGVFDGVGLALFIPLIKLAFGESVETGTELDRYSQFLLENFQFDLNLRNVFLLILILFSLKGIFKFIDIFFRVWTQQIFMRKIRDRSIFLLSQYDYQHFVKADTGRIQNILGNEVNRVSLAYGRYFRTIHYFVLVAVYLVLAMYNSFWFSFIVLIGGVLLNLVFTFFYKRTKFYSAKFSSESNEFQGLLMQKINSFHYLKATGKARAYAKRLKVKIKELEKYQLRLGIVEAFISGIREPFTILIVFAAIVIFIQFFESPFASILLSLLLLYRSITYYIAIQEQWNAFLGVSGSLQNLTSFLEELYQNPENSGSRDFFHFQQQLKLEGVQFAYEDSPPILNNISLEIKKNETVAIVGESGAGKSTLLNILAGILMPGKGSYLIDTVNFKEFKFDSFREKTGYIVQDPVIFNDTIFNNISFWDQKNDTNLERFRKICKKSAIDTFIQNLPQKEDTLLGYNGLNVSGGQKQRLAIARELYKDAEIIFMDEATSNLDSETENEIQTNLFSLKGEFTFVIVAHRLSTVKMADRIILLKKGEIAAIGDYRSLLENNEDFRKMVELQEL; via the coding sequence ATGATCCCATTTAAGAGACCGCAACAATATTTTCATTATTTCAGATTCTTTTATCGTTACCTGGGGATAAAAGTCTTCATCGGTATTATTCTGAGTTTATTGATGGGGGTTTTTGATGGAGTAGGTCTGGCACTATTCATTCCGCTGATCAAACTGGCGTTTGGAGAATCGGTTGAAACAGGGACTGAACTGGATCGGTATAGTCAGTTTTTGCTGGAGAATTTTCAGTTTGATCTAAATCTTCGGAATGTTTTTCTGCTGATCCTTATCCTGTTCAGTCTAAAAGGTATCTTTAAATTCATCGATATTTTTTTCCGCGTTTGGACTCAACAAATTTTTATGCGGAAAATCAGGGATCGCAGTATATTTCTGCTAAGCCAGTACGATTATCAGCATTTTGTAAAAGCAGATACCGGAAGAATTCAGAATATTCTCGGAAATGAGGTCAATCGTGTAAGTTTGGCTTACGGACGCTACTTCAGAACGATACATTATTTTGTTTTAGTCGCGGTTTACCTGGTTTTAGCCATGTATAATTCGTTCTGGTTTTCATTTATCGTTTTGATAGGCGGTGTGTTGCTCAATCTGGTGTTCACCTTCTTTTACAAAAGAACCAAGTTCTATTCGGCTAAATTTTCATCGGAAAGCAATGAATTTCAGGGACTTCTAATGCAGAAGATCAATAGTTTTCATTATTTAAAGGCAACGGGAAAAGCTCGTGCATACGCCAAGCGCCTGAAAGTTAAGATCAAAGAACTGGAAAAATACCAATTACGACTGGGAATAGTAGAAGCCTTTATCAGCGGGATCAGGGAACCGTTCACCATCCTCATCGTTTTTGCGGCAATTGTCATTTTCATTCAATTTTTCGAAAGTCCGTTTGCCAGTATTTTACTCAGTTTGTTGCTGCTCTACCGTTCCATAACTTATTACATAGCCATTCAGGAGCAGTGGAATGCGTTTTTAGGTGTTTCCGGAAGCCTTCAGAATCTTACGAGTTTTTTGGAGGAATTATATCAGAACCCGGAAAATTCAGGGAGTCGTGATTTTTTCCATTTTCAGCAGCAGCTTAAATTGGAAGGGGTTCAATTTGCTTATGAGGATTCCCCACCCATATTGAATAATATCAGCCTTGAAATTAAAAAGAATGAGACGGTAGCGATTGTTGGGGAAAGCGGAGCCGGAAAAAGTACCTTGCTGAACATTCTTGCCGGAATTTTGATGCCTGGAAAGGGAAGCTATCTAATTGATACTGTCAATTTCAAAGAATTTAAATTTGATTCCTTCCGCGAAAAAACTGGCTACATTGTCCAGGACCCGGTCATTTTCAACGATACAATCTTCAACAATATCAGCTTCTGGGACCAGAAGAATGACACCAATCTGGAGCGATTCCGTAAGATATGTAAGAAATCTGCCATTGACACATTTATTCAGAATTTGCCGCAGAAAGAGGATACGCTTTTAGGGTATAACGGCTTAAATGTAAGCGGTGGACAAAAGCAAAGGCTAGCCATTGCCAGGGAACTTTACAAAGACGCTGAGATTATTTTTATGGATGAGGCAACCTCGAATCTTGATAGCGAAACAGAAAATGAAATCCAGACCAATTTATTTTCCTTGAAAGGAGAATTTACCTTCGTGATCGTAGCTCATCGATTATCTACCGTAAAAATGGCTGATCGCATTATTTTACTGAAAAAAGGGGAAATTGCAGCGATTGGTGATTATCGAAGCTTGTTGGAAAACAATGAGGATTTCCGAAAAATGGTAGAATTACAGGAACTGTGA
- a CDS encoding polysaccharide deacetylase family protein, which produces MTNLNSYLVISLDFELLWGVFDKVDFRQKHQYFHNTRKVIPQLLKLFKDNEINCTWASVGMLFNADWEEWSQHNPTEVPSYINKKLSPYSYKLNNSNLPEELCFAPELLDQIYSTPGQEIGTHTYSHYYCLEEGQSLEEFRVDLKLAIDLAAGKGCAIKSLVFPRNQFNEKYLKVCQDLGIHSVRINPTNWYWNDVQSDGLLNKIFRSGDAYIGPKDKSYHISEIEFYNNQISLQKASRFLRPHSSKFNSIRLDRIKSEMSYAAKNDEIFHLWWHPHNFGDFPNESLLELKEIITHFKECQSKFGMQSANMEEIHLAAQHFHKTVES; this is translated from the coding sequence ATGACGAATTTGAATTCTTATCTAGTCATATCTCTTGACTTCGAATTACTCTGGGGCGTATTTGATAAAGTAGATTTTCGCCAAAAGCATCAATATTTTCACAATACCCGAAAAGTTATTCCTCAACTGTTGAAGTTATTCAAGGATAACGAAATTAACTGTACTTGGGCGAGTGTAGGAATGTTGTTTAATGCGGATTGGGAAGAATGGTCGCAGCACAATCCAACTGAAGTACCTTCTTATATTAATAAAAAATTATCACCCTATTCCTATAAATTAAATAATTCGAACCTTCCTGAGGAATTGTGTTTTGCTCCAGAATTGCTTGATCAAATCTATTCTACTCCTGGCCAGGAAATTGGCACCCATACTTACTCTCATTATTACTGCTTGGAAGAAGGTCAAAGCCTGGAAGAGTTCCGTGTTGATCTCAAATTAGCTATCGATTTAGCAGCCGGGAAAGGATGTGCGATTAAATCTCTAGTGTTTCCCAGAAATCAATTTAATGAGAAATACCTTAAGGTTTGCCAGGATTTAGGAATACACTCGGTTAGGATCAATCCTACAAACTGGTATTGGAACGATGTTCAGTCAGACGGATTACTGAATAAAATCTTTCGATCTGGAGATGCTTATATAGGGCCGAAAGATAAATCGTATCACATTTCGGAAATAGAATTCTACAACAACCAGATATCTCTTCAAAAAGCAAGTAGATTTTTGCGGCCTCATTCTTCAAAATTCAATTCTATTCGCTTGGATAGAATTAAATCTGAAATGTCTTACGCTGCAAAAAATGATGAAATTTTCCATCTTTGGTGGCATCCTCATAATTTCGGTGATTTTCCAAATGAAAGTTTGTTGGAACTGAAAGAAATTATTACTCATTTTAAAGAATGTCAAAGTAAATTCGGAATGCAATCCGCAAATATGGAAGAAATTCATTTGGCTGCTCAACATTTCCACAAAACTGTGGAGTCTTAA
- a CDS encoding GNAT family N-acetyltransferase produces MIIREAHTEDLEDIISVLKASLGETSSKKTSDVWKYKHVANPFGKSLVLVAEEDGEIIGVRAFMRWKWQLGSQTFSAFRAVDTATHPDHQGKGIFKKLTLKALELAEQAGDHFVFNTPNSQSKPGYLKMGWREVGKVRTQIIPQSPFRFLQTARKTPIYDNGKPLNDLSDLIKIYDQRRLKDAKLYTPKSMEYLTWRYSENKIQQYFISSDQDHYVAAYLKDRGKILELRISEMIFVDQIGKDKIWKFINQLSSQYKANIISHNSLEKFSNFQIKGNFGPVLTFKNITCKSKDHEKFLEDSSWNYTIGDLELF; encoded by the coding sequence ATGATTATAAGAGAAGCACATACCGAAGACCTTGAGGACATTATTTCAGTTTTGAAGGCAAGTCTTGGTGAAACTTCTTCCAAGAAAACTAGTGACGTCTGGAAATACAAGCATGTAGCTAATCCATTCGGTAAAAGCCTGGTTTTGGTGGCAGAGGAAGATGGTGAGATCATTGGAGTAAGGGCCTTTATGCGATGGAAGTGGCAACTGGGAAGCCAAACTTTCAGCGCTTTTCGTGCCGTAGACACCGCAACTCATCCAGACCACCAGGGCAAGGGAATTTTCAAGAAACTTACTTTAAAAGCTTTGGAACTGGCAGAACAAGCAGGAGATCATTTTGTTTTCAATACGCCGAACTCCCAAAGTAAACCAGGTTACCTGAAAATGGGCTGGCGGGAAGTTGGTAAAGTACGTACCCAAATAATTCCGCAATCACCGTTCAGATTTCTACAAACTGCTAGAAAAACTCCCATCTATGATAATGGAAAACCCTTGAACGATTTATCAGATTTAATAAAGATTTATGATCAAAGGCGTTTAAAGGATGCTAAACTTTACACTCCAAAATCTATGGAGTATTTGACCTGGAGATATTCTGAAAATAAGATTCAACAATATTTTATTTCCTCAGACCAAGATCATTATGTAGCGGCCTATTTAAAGGATAGAGGTAAGATTTTGGAATTGCGTATTTCTGAAATGATTTTCGTGGACCAAATAGGTAAAGATAAAATATGGAAGTTTATAAATCAACTTAGTAGTCAGTATAAAGCCAATATCATATCTCACAATAGTCTAGAAAAATTTAGCAATTTTCAGATAAAAGGCAATTTTGGGCCAGTTCTGACATTTAAAAATATAACTTGCAAGTCTAAAGATCATGAGAAATTCCTGGAAGATTCTTCCTGGAATTATACTATTGGTGATCTTGAATTATTCTAG
- a CDS encoding glycosyltransferase, with translation MKKIRILHIIKSLGRGGAEMLLPETLALHDQSKFEFHYIYFLPWKDQMVQAIEEQGGIVNCFEAKNNIQLIGQYPKIADYCHSHQIDLIHCHLPWAGFVGRLVHRKTRIPMVYTEHNMQERYHPVTKFLNKKSFNSQSLAVGVSEDVSQSIKNNISPSIPVRTILNGVNTQKFSRNKHDLSVREHYNIPENAIVIGLVSVFRFQKRIKEWLQVFRNLKNSSSEEIFGLIVGAGPLEEEIMQEVERLNLRESVIFTGLQENTLPYFNAMDIFMMSSSFEGLPIALLEAMSMECAIVTTNAGGIKEVVRDEKDGLMVPVEEWEELKERLQSLITDRPKLTELQKAARERVITEFSLQVMTKNLEQAYMEFSE, from the coding sequence ATGAAAAAGATCAGAATTCTACACATCATTAAGTCATTAGGAAGGGGAGGAGCTGAAATGCTGTTGCCAGAAACGCTCGCTCTCCATGACCAGTCAAAATTTGAATTTCATTATATTTATTTTTTGCCCTGGAAAGATCAAATGGTTCAGGCCATTGAAGAACAGGGAGGAATTGTAAACTGTTTTGAAGCTAAGAATAATATTCAGTTAATTGGGCAATATCCTAAAATTGCTGATTATTGTCATTCTCATCAAATTGATCTCATACATTGCCATTTGCCTTGGGCAGGCTTTGTTGGAAGGTTAGTGCATCGAAAAACCCGTATTCCAATGGTATACACCGAGCACAATATGCAGGAACGTTATCATCCTGTGACGAAATTCCTGAACAAGAAATCTTTTAATTCTCAATCGCTGGCAGTTGGAGTTTCGGAAGACGTCTCGCAGTCTATTAAAAATAATATTTCTCCTAGTATACCGGTGAGGACTATTCTCAATGGCGTAAATACACAAAAATTTAGTCGGAATAAGCACGATCTTTCCGTTAGAGAACATTATAATATTCCGGAAAATGCCATTGTAATAGGCTTGGTTTCGGTTTTTCGGTTTCAAAAACGGATTAAGGAATGGTTACAGGTATTTAGAAACTTAAAGAATTCTTCTTCAGAAGAAATTTTCGGACTGATTGTTGGAGCAGGTCCTCTCGAAGAAGAGATTATGCAGGAAGTTGAAAGATTGAACTTAAGAGAGTCGGTTATTTTTACCGGACTCCAGGAAAACACGCTGCCATATTTCAACGCGATGGATATTTTTATGATGAGTTCCTCATTTGAAGGTTTGCCTATTGCGTTGTTAGAAGCCATGAGCATGGAATGCGCTATCGTAACAACAAATGCTGGCGGGATAAAAGAAGTGGTTAGAGATGAGAAAGATGGTTTAATGGTTCCTGTGGAAGAATGGGAAGAACTAAAAGAACGTTTGCAATCCCTGATAACTGATAGACCTAAATTAACAGAATTACAAAAGGCGGCTAGAGAAAGAGTCATAACCGAATTTAGTTTACAGGTAATGACAAAGAATTTGGAACAGGCATACATGGAATTTTCAGAATGA